One window from the genome of Hippocampus zosterae strain Florida chromosome 7, ASM2543408v3, whole genome shotgun sequence encodes:
- the eef2k gene encoding eukaryotic elongation factor 2 kinase isoform X3 — protein sequence MEDELMFRMEEEGSSSRSSDKRCAPKQRVSSLTDDDDGEEDEAFICSILEDDPVRDICHYMQNSINNRQLSNSLPKTEFLYKNQTEHLAEGSYHVLSESARETWKNAIVKAKAMPDPWAEFHLEDKETEACLRYRYNAITGEWAQDRVHIKMAAQPFGRGAMRECFRTKKLSSFSHSHNWKTACNYVAKRYMETVDRNVYFEDVRLQMEAKLWGEEFNRHKPPKQVDIMQMCVVEMTERPGKPLFHLEHYIEGKYIKYNSNSGFVRDDNIRLTPQAFSHFTFERSGHQLIVVDIQGVGDLYTDPQIHTEKGTDFGDGNLGVRGMALFFHSHMCNKICKCMGLTPFDLSPAESQQLDCTNKLLKSAKTVLRGCEEQCGSPRVRTMSGSRAPPLLSRLSETSSVDESMSDADSVPCSPLVAPVCMSRSPAGLSFTGMYEHERIDNAGEHRESDSGGDSGYPSERRSEGDPNDHADGLTEEKWSFFHSARAHVHRSSCVATEVERLSSLMQKHIGQSILGKVHLAMVRYHEAGRFCEKDEQWDEDSAMFHLERAARCGELEAIVAIGQCCLQLPHHILPNMQLEENAGNRMKGFNYLLQAAKAGDRSSMITVARAFDTGVNLSADKQQDWKEAIRWYDNALNMDEHDEGGEFDGIQDDPRYLLLAREAEMFMVGGYNLAADPQKAGDLFTEAAEAAMEAMKGRSANQYYMKAEEAWALMEE from the exons ATGGAAGACGAGCTGATGTTCAGAATGGAGGAAGAGGGCAGCAGCTCCAGGTCTTCGGACAAAAGGTGCGCGCCCAAGCAGCGGGTGTCCTCGCTAACCGACGATGACGACGGCGAGGAGGACGAAGCCTTCATCTGCTCCATCCTGGAGGACGACCCCGTCCGAGACATCTGCCATTACATGCAGAACTCAATCAACAACCGGCAGCTTTCAAACTCACTGCCTAAGACAGAATTTTTGTATAAG AATCAAACAGAGCATTTGGCGGAAGGTTCGTACCACGTTTTGTCTGAGAGTGCACGG GAGACGTGGAAAAATGCCATCGTGAAGGCCAAAGCCATGCCGGACCCCTGGGCCGAATTTCACCTGGAGGACAAAGAGACGGAAGCCTGCTTGCGCTACAG GTACAACGCGATCACGGGCGAGTGGGCCCAAGATCGGGTCcacatcaagatggccgcccAG CCGTTTGGCAGAGGAGCCATGAGAGAGTGCTTCAGAAC GAAGAAGCTGTCCAGCTTCTCGCACAGCCACAACTGGAAGACGGCCTGCAACTACGTGGCCAAGCGCTACATGGAGACGGTGGACAGGAACGTCTACTTCGAGGACGTGCGTCTGCAGATGGAGGCCAAACTTTGGGGCGAGGAGTTCAATCGCCACAAGCCTCCCAAGCAG GTGGACATCATGCAGATGTGCGTGGTGGAGATGACCGAGAGGCCGGGCAAGCCGCTCTTCCACCTGGAGCATTACATCGAGGGCAAGTACATCAAGTACAACTCCAACTCGGGTTTCGTGAGGGACGATAACATCAGACTGACGCCGCAG GCGTTTAGCCACTTCACCTTTGAGCGTTCGGGCCACCAGCTGATCGTGGTGGACATCCAGGGCGTCGGCGATCTCTACACCGACCCTCAGATTCACACGGAAAAGGGAACGGATTTTGGCGACGGGAATCTGG GCGTGCGAGGCATGGCGCTCTTTTTCCACTCGCACATGTGCAACAAGATCTGCAAGTGCATGGGCCTGACGCCCTTCGACCTGTCCCCGGCCGAGAGCCAGCAGCTGGACTGCACCAACAAACTGctg AAGTCCGCAAAAACGGTGCTGAGGGGCTGCGAGGAGCAATGCGGTTCCCCCCGCGTCCGCACCATGTCCGGGAGCCGGGCGCCGCCGTTGCTGTCCCGCCTGTCGGAGACCTCGTCGGTCGACGAGAGCATGAGTGACGCGGACTCGGTGCCTTGCTCCCCTCTGGTGGCGCCCGTGTGCATGTCAAGGTCTCCAGCCG GCTTATCCTTCACTGGGATGTACGAACATGAACGAATCGACAACGCAGGGGAACACAGG GAGTCGGACAGCGGCGGGGACAGCGGCTACCCCAGCGAGAGGAGGAGTGAGGGAGACCCCAACGACCACGCAGACGGG CTGACCGAGGAGAAGTGGAGCTTCTTCCACTCGGCGCGGGCTCACGTGCACAGATCCTCCTGCGTGGCCACCGAGGTGGAGCGACTCAGTTCGCTGATGCAGAAGCACATCGGACAGTCAATCCTGGGGAAG GTTCACCTGGCCATGGTGCGCTACCACGAGGCGGGACGCTTCTGCGAAAAGGACGAGCAGTGGGACGAGGACTCGGCCATGTTTCACCTGGAGCGAGCCGCCCGGTGCGGCGAGCTGGAGGCCATCGTGGCCATCGGCCAGTGCTGCCTGCAGCTGCCCCACCACATCCTGCCCAACATGCAGCTGGAG GAAAACGCAGGAAACCGAATGAAAGGCTTCAATTACCTCCTGCAGGCTGCCAAAGCCGGCGACAGATCTTCAATGATCACGGTGGCCCGAGCTTTTGACACGGGAGTCAATCTGTCAGCTGACAA ACAGCAAGACTGGAAGGAGGCGATCCGCTGGTATGACAACGCGTTGAACATGGACGAGCACGACGAGGGCGGCGAGTTCGACGGCATACAGGACGACCCTCGTTACCTCCTGCTGGCCAGAGAGGCCGAGATGTTCATGGTGGGGGGTTACAACCTCGCCGCGGACCCCCAGAAAGCAG GTGATCTGTTTACAGAAGCCGCAGAAGCTGCCATGGAGGCCATGAAAGGGCGCTCGGCAAACCAGTACTACATGAAAGCCGAGGAGGCGTGGGCGCTGATGGAAGAGTAA
- the eef2k gene encoding eukaryotic elongation factor 2 kinase isoform X1, which yields MEDELMFRMEEEGSSSRSSDKRCAPKQRVSSLTDDDDGEEDEAFICSILEDDPVRDICHYMQNSINNRQLSNSLPKTEFLYKNQTEHLAEGSYHVLSESARETWKNAIVKAKAMPDPWAEFHLEDKETEACLRYRYNAITGEWAQDRVHIKMAAQPFGRGAMRECFRTKKLSSFSHSHNWKTACNYVAKRYMETVDRNVYFEDVRLQMEAKLWGEEFNRHKPPKQVDIMQMCVVEMTERPGKPLFHLEHYIEGKYIKYNSNSGFVRDDNIRLTPQAFSHFTFERSGHQLIVVDIQGVGDLYTDPQIHTEKGTDFGDGNLGVRGMALFFHSHMCNKICKCMGLTPFDLSPAESQQLDCTNKLLKSAKTVLRGCEEQCGSPRVRTMSGSRAPPLLSRLSETSSVDESMSDADSVPCSPLVAPVCMSRSPAGLSFTGMYEHERIDNAGEHRESDSGGDSGYPSERRSEGDPNDHADGARHHYQRHYSESDEDSVRRLTEEKWSFFHSARAHVHRSSCVATEVERLSSLMQKHIGQSILGKVHLAMVRYHEAGRFCEKDEQWDEDSAMFHLERAARCGELEAIVAIGQCCLQLPHHILPNMQLEENAGNRMKGFNYLLQAAKAGDRSSMITVARAFDTGVNLSADKQQDWKEAIRWYDNALNMDEHDEGGEFDGIQDDPRYLLLAREAEMFMVGGYNLAADPQKAGDLFTEAAEAAMEAMKGRSANQYYMKAEEAWALMEE from the exons ATGGAAGACGAGCTGATGTTCAGAATGGAGGAAGAGGGCAGCAGCTCCAGGTCTTCGGACAAAAGGTGCGCGCCCAAGCAGCGGGTGTCCTCGCTAACCGACGATGACGACGGCGAGGAGGACGAAGCCTTCATCTGCTCCATCCTGGAGGACGACCCCGTCCGAGACATCTGCCATTACATGCAGAACTCAATCAACAACCGGCAGCTTTCAAACTCACTGCCTAAGACAGAATTTTTGTATAAG AATCAAACAGAGCATTTGGCGGAAGGTTCGTACCACGTTTTGTCTGAGAGTGCACGG GAGACGTGGAAAAATGCCATCGTGAAGGCCAAAGCCATGCCGGACCCCTGGGCCGAATTTCACCTGGAGGACAAAGAGACGGAAGCCTGCTTGCGCTACAG GTACAACGCGATCACGGGCGAGTGGGCCCAAGATCGGGTCcacatcaagatggccgcccAG CCGTTTGGCAGAGGAGCCATGAGAGAGTGCTTCAGAAC GAAGAAGCTGTCCAGCTTCTCGCACAGCCACAACTGGAAGACGGCCTGCAACTACGTGGCCAAGCGCTACATGGAGACGGTGGACAGGAACGTCTACTTCGAGGACGTGCGTCTGCAGATGGAGGCCAAACTTTGGGGCGAGGAGTTCAATCGCCACAAGCCTCCCAAGCAG GTGGACATCATGCAGATGTGCGTGGTGGAGATGACCGAGAGGCCGGGCAAGCCGCTCTTCCACCTGGAGCATTACATCGAGGGCAAGTACATCAAGTACAACTCCAACTCGGGTTTCGTGAGGGACGATAACATCAGACTGACGCCGCAG GCGTTTAGCCACTTCACCTTTGAGCGTTCGGGCCACCAGCTGATCGTGGTGGACATCCAGGGCGTCGGCGATCTCTACACCGACCCTCAGATTCACACGGAAAAGGGAACGGATTTTGGCGACGGGAATCTGG GCGTGCGAGGCATGGCGCTCTTTTTCCACTCGCACATGTGCAACAAGATCTGCAAGTGCATGGGCCTGACGCCCTTCGACCTGTCCCCGGCCGAGAGCCAGCAGCTGGACTGCACCAACAAACTGctg AAGTCCGCAAAAACGGTGCTGAGGGGCTGCGAGGAGCAATGCGGTTCCCCCCGCGTCCGCACCATGTCCGGGAGCCGGGCGCCGCCGTTGCTGTCCCGCCTGTCGGAGACCTCGTCGGTCGACGAGAGCATGAGTGACGCGGACTCGGTGCCTTGCTCCCCTCTGGTGGCGCCCGTGTGCATGTCAAGGTCTCCAGCCG GCTTATCCTTCACTGGGATGTACGAACATGAACGAATCGACAACGCAGGGGAACACAGG GAGTCGGACAGCGGCGGGGACAGCGGCTACCCCAGCGAGAGGAGGAGTGAGGGAGACCCCAACGACCACGCAGACGGG GCCCGCCACCACTACCAAAGACATTATTCCGAGTCGGACGAGGACAGTGTCAGACGG CTGACCGAGGAGAAGTGGAGCTTCTTCCACTCGGCGCGGGCTCACGTGCACAGATCCTCCTGCGTGGCCACCGAGGTGGAGCGACTCAGTTCGCTGATGCAGAAGCACATCGGACAGTCAATCCTGGGGAAG GTTCACCTGGCCATGGTGCGCTACCACGAGGCGGGACGCTTCTGCGAAAAGGACGAGCAGTGGGACGAGGACTCGGCCATGTTTCACCTGGAGCGAGCCGCCCGGTGCGGCGAGCTGGAGGCCATCGTGGCCATCGGCCAGTGCTGCCTGCAGCTGCCCCACCACATCCTGCCCAACATGCAGCTGGAG GAAAACGCAGGAAACCGAATGAAAGGCTTCAATTACCTCCTGCAGGCTGCCAAAGCCGGCGACAGATCTTCAATGATCACGGTGGCCCGAGCTTTTGACACGGGAGTCAATCTGTCAGCTGACAA ACAGCAAGACTGGAAGGAGGCGATCCGCTGGTATGACAACGCGTTGAACATGGACGAGCACGACGAGGGCGGCGAGTTCGACGGCATACAGGACGACCCTCGTTACCTCCTGCTGGCCAGAGAGGCCGAGATGTTCATGGTGGGGGGTTACAACCTCGCCGCGGACCCCCAGAAAGCAG GTGATCTGTTTACAGAAGCCGCAGAAGCTGCCATGGAGGCCATGAAAGGGCGCTCGGCAAACCAGTACTACATGAAAGCCGAGGAGGCGTGGGCGCTGATGGAAGAGTAA
- the eef2k gene encoding eukaryotic elongation factor 2 kinase isoform X2 produces the protein MEDELMFRMEEEGSSSRSSDKRCAPKQRVSSLTDDDDGEEDEAFICSILEDDPVRDICHYMQNSINNRQLSNSLPKTEFLYKETWKNAIVKAKAMPDPWAEFHLEDKETEACLRYRYNAITGEWAQDRVHIKMAAQPFGRGAMRECFRTKKLSSFSHSHNWKTACNYVAKRYMETVDRNVYFEDVRLQMEAKLWGEEFNRHKPPKQVDIMQMCVVEMTERPGKPLFHLEHYIEGKYIKYNSNSGFVRDDNIRLTPQAFSHFTFERSGHQLIVVDIQGVGDLYTDPQIHTEKGTDFGDGNLGVRGMALFFHSHMCNKICKCMGLTPFDLSPAESQQLDCTNKLLKSAKTVLRGCEEQCGSPRVRTMSGSRAPPLLSRLSETSSVDESMSDADSVPCSPLVAPVCMSRSPAGLSFTGMYEHERIDNAGEHRESDSGGDSGYPSERRSEGDPNDHADGARHHYQRHYSESDEDSVRRLTEEKWSFFHSARAHVHRSSCVATEVERLSSLMQKHIGQSILGKVHLAMVRYHEAGRFCEKDEQWDEDSAMFHLERAARCGELEAIVAIGQCCLQLPHHILPNMQLEENAGNRMKGFNYLLQAAKAGDRSSMITVARAFDTGVNLSADKQQDWKEAIRWYDNALNMDEHDEGGEFDGIQDDPRYLLLAREAEMFMVGGYNLAADPQKAGDLFTEAAEAAMEAMKGRSANQYYMKAEEAWALMEE, from the exons ATGGAAGACGAGCTGATGTTCAGAATGGAGGAAGAGGGCAGCAGCTCCAGGTCTTCGGACAAAAGGTGCGCGCCCAAGCAGCGGGTGTCCTCGCTAACCGACGATGACGACGGCGAGGAGGACGAAGCCTTCATCTGCTCCATCCTGGAGGACGACCCCGTCCGAGACATCTGCCATTACATGCAGAACTCAATCAACAACCGGCAGCTTTCAAACTCACTGCCTAAGACAGAATTTTTGTATAAG GAGACGTGGAAAAATGCCATCGTGAAGGCCAAAGCCATGCCGGACCCCTGGGCCGAATTTCACCTGGAGGACAAAGAGACGGAAGCCTGCTTGCGCTACAG GTACAACGCGATCACGGGCGAGTGGGCCCAAGATCGGGTCcacatcaagatggccgcccAG CCGTTTGGCAGAGGAGCCATGAGAGAGTGCTTCAGAAC GAAGAAGCTGTCCAGCTTCTCGCACAGCCACAACTGGAAGACGGCCTGCAACTACGTGGCCAAGCGCTACATGGAGACGGTGGACAGGAACGTCTACTTCGAGGACGTGCGTCTGCAGATGGAGGCCAAACTTTGGGGCGAGGAGTTCAATCGCCACAAGCCTCCCAAGCAG GTGGACATCATGCAGATGTGCGTGGTGGAGATGACCGAGAGGCCGGGCAAGCCGCTCTTCCACCTGGAGCATTACATCGAGGGCAAGTACATCAAGTACAACTCCAACTCGGGTTTCGTGAGGGACGATAACATCAGACTGACGCCGCAG GCGTTTAGCCACTTCACCTTTGAGCGTTCGGGCCACCAGCTGATCGTGGTGGACATCCAGGGCGTCGGCGATCTCTACACCGACCCTCAGATTCACACGGAAAAGGGAACGGATTTTGGCGACGGGAATCTGG GCGTGCGAGGCATGGCGCTCTTTTTCCACTCGCACATGTGCAACAAGATCTGCAAGTGCATGGGCCTGACGCCCTTCGACCTGTCCCCGGCCGAGAGCCAGCAGCTGGACTGCACCAACAAACTGctg AAGTCCGCAAAAACGGTGCTGAGGGGCTGCGAGGAGCAATGCGGTTCCCCCCGCGTCCGCACCATGTCCGGGAGCCGGGCGCCGCCGTTGCTGTCCCGCCTGTCGGAGACCTCGTCGGTCGACGAGAGCATGAGTGACGCGGACTCGGTGCCTTGCTCCCCTCTGGTGGCGCCCGTGTGCATGTCAAGGTCTCCAGCCG GCTTATCCTTCACTGGGATGTACGAACATGAACGAATCGACAACGCAGGGGAACACAGG GAGTCGGACAGCGGCGGGGACAGCGGCTACCCCAGCGAGAGGAGGAGTGAGGGAGACCCCAACGACCACGCAGACGGG GCCCGCCACCACTACCAAAGACATTATTCCGAGTCGGACGAGGACAGTGTCAGACGG CTGACCGAGGAGAAGTGGAGCTTCTTCCACTCGGCGCGGGCTCACGTGCACAGATCCTCCTGCGTGGCCACCGAGGTGGAGCGACTCAGTTCGCTGATGCAGAAGCACATCGGACAGTCAATCCTGGGGAAG GTTCACCTGGCCATGGTGCGCTACCACGAGGCGGGACGCTTCTGCGAAAAGGACGAGCAGTGGGACGAGGACTCGGCCATGTTTCACCTGGAGCGAGCCGCCCGGTGCGGCGAGCTGGAGGCCATCGTGGCCATCGGCCAGTGCTGCCTGCAGCTGCCCCACCACATCCTGCCCAACATGCAGCTGGAG GAAAACGCAGGAAACCGAATGAAAGGCTTCAATTACCTCCTGCAGGCTGCCAAAGCCGGCGACAGATCTTCAATGATCACGGTGGCCCGAGCTTTTGACACGGGAGTCAATCTGTCAGCTGACAA ACAGCAAGACTGGAAGGAGGCGATCCGCTGGTATGACAACGCGTTGAACATGGACGAGCACGACGAGGGCGGCGAGTTCGACGGCATACAGGACGACCCTCGTTACCTCCTGCTGGCCAGAGAGGCCGAGATGTTCATGGTGGGGGGTTACAACCTCGCCGCGGACCCCCAGAAAGCAG GTGATCTGTTTACAGAAGCCGCAGAAGCTGCCATGGAGGCCATGAAAGGGCGCTCGGCAAACCAGTACTACATGAAAGCCGAGGAGGCGTGGGCGCTGATGGAAGAGTAA
- the eef2k gene encoding eukaryotic elongation factor 2 kinase isoform X4 produces the protein MEDELMFRMEEEGSSSRSSDKRCAPKQRVSSLTDDDDGEEDEAFICSILEDDPVRDICHYMQNSINNRQLSNSLPKTEFLYKETWKNAIVKAKAMPDPWAEFHLEDKETEACLRYRYNAITGEWAQDRVHIKMAAQPFGRGAMRECFRTKKLSSFSHSHNWKTACNYVAKRYMETVDRNVYFEDVRLQMEAKLWGEEFNRHKPPKQVDIMQMCVVEMTERPGKPLFHLEHYIEGKYIKYNSNSGFVRDDNIRLTPQAFSHFTFERSGHQLIVVDIQGVGDLYTDPQIHTEKGTDFGDGNLGVRGMALFFHSHMCNKICKCMGLTPFDLSPAESQQLDCTNKLLKSAKTVLRGCEEQCGSPRVRTMSGSRAPPLLSRLSETSSVDESMSDADSVPCSPLVAPVCMSRSPAGLSFTGMYEHERIDNAGEHRESDSGGDSGYPSERRSEGDPNDHADGLTEEKWSFFHSARAHVHRSSCVATEVERLSSLMQKHIGQSILGKVHLAMVRYHEAGRFCEKDEQWDEDSAMFHLERAARCGELEAIVAIGQCCLQLPHHILPNMQLEENAGNRMKGFNYLLQAAKAGDRSSMITVARAFDTGVNLSADKQQDWKEAIRWYDNALNMDEHDEGGEFDGIQDDPRYLLLAREAEMFMVGGYNLAADPQKAGDLFTEAAEAAMEAMKGRSANQYYMKAEEAWALMEE, from the exons ATGGAAGACGAGCTGATGTTCAGAATGGAGGAAGAGGGCAGCAGCTCCAGGTCTTCGGACAAAAGGTGCGCGCCCAAGCAGCGGGTGTCCTCGCTAACCGACGATGACGACGGCGAGGAGGACGAAGCCTTCATCTGCTCCATCCTGGAGGACGACCCCGTCCGAGACATCTGCCATTACATGCAGAACTCAATCAACAACCGGCAGCTTTCAAACTCACTGCCTAAGACAGAATTTTTGTATAAG GAGACGTGGAAAAATGCCATCGTGAAGGCCAAAGCCATGCCGGACCCCTGGGCCGAATTTCACCTGGAGGACAAAGAGACGGAAGCCTGCTTGCGCTACAG GTACAACGCGATCACGGGCGAGTGGGCCCAAGATCGGGTCcacatcaagatggccgcccAG CCGTTTGGCAGAGGAGCCATGAGAGAGTGCTTCAGAAC GAAGAAGCTGTCCAGCTTCTCGCACAGCCACAACTGGAAGACGGCCTGCAACTACGTGGCCAAGCGCTACATGGAGACGGTGGACAGGAACGTCTACTTCGAGGACGTGCGTCTGCAGATGGAGGCCAAACTTTGGGGCGAGGAGTTCAATCGCCACAAGCCTCCCAAGCAG GTGGACATCATGCAGATGTGCGTGGTGGAGATGACCGAGAGGCCGGGCAAGCCGCTCTTCCACCTGGAGCATTACATCGAGGGCAAGTACATCAAGTACAACTCCAACTCGGGTTTCGTGAGGGACGATAACATCAGACTGACGCCGCAG GCGTTTAGCCACTTCACCTTTGAGCGTTCGGGCCACCAGCTGATCGTGGTGGACATCCAGGGCGTCGGCGATCTCTACACCGACCCTCAGATTCACACGGAAAAGGGAACGGATTTTGGCGACGGGAATCTGG GCGTGCGAGGCATGGCGCTCTTTTTCCACTCGCACATGTGCAACAAGATCTGCAAGTGCATGGGCCTGACGCCCTTCGACCTGTCCCCGGCCGAGAGCCAGCAGCTGGACTGCACCAACAAACTGctg AAGTCCGCAAAAACGGTGCTGAGGGGCTGCGAGGAGCAATGCGGTTCCCCCCGCGTCCGCACCATGTCCGGGAGCCGGGCGCCGCCGTTGCTGTCCCGCCTGTCGGAGACCTCGTCGGTCGACGAGAGCATGAGTGACGCGGACTCGGTGCCTTGCTCCCCTCTGGTGGCGCCCGTGTGCATGTCAAGGTCTCCAGCCG GCTTATCCTTCACTGGGATGTACGAACATGAACGAATCGACAACGCAGGGGAACACAGG GAGTCGGACAGCGGCGGGGACAGCGGCTACCCCAGCGAGAGGAGGAGTGAGGGAGACCCCAACGACCACGCAGACGGG CTGACCGAGGAGAAGTGGAGCTTCTTCCACTCGGCGCGGGCTCACGTGCACAGATCCTCCTGCGTGGCCACCGAGGTGGAGCGACTCAGTTCGCTGATGCAGAAGCACATCGGACAGTCAATCCTGGGGAAG GTTCACCTGGCCATGGTGCGCTACCACGAGGCGGGACGCTTCTGCGAAAAGGACGAGCAGTGGGACGAGGACTCGGCCATGTTTCACCTGGAGCGAGCCGCCCGGTGCGGCGAGCTGGAGGCCATCGTGGCCATCGGCCAGTGCTGCCTGCAGCTGCCCCACCACATCCTGCCCAACATGCAGCTGGAG GAAAACGCAGGAAACCGAATGAAAGGCTTCAATTACCTCCTGCAGGCTGCCAAAGCCGGCGACAGATCTTCAATGATCACGGTGGCCCGAGCTTTTGACACGGGAGTCAATCTGTCAGCTGACAA ACAGCAAGACTGGAAGGAGGCGATCCGCTGGTATGACAACGCGTTGAACATGGACGAGCACGACGAGGGCGGCGAGTTCGACGGCATACAGGACGACCCTCGTTACCTCCTGCTGGCCAGAGAGGCCGAGATGTTCATGGTGGGGGGTTACAACCTCGCCGCGGACCCCCAGAAAGCAG GTGATCTGTTTACAGAAGCCGCAGAAGCTGCCATGGAGGCCATGAAAGGGCGCTCGGCAAACCAGTACTACATGAAAGCCGAGGAGGCGTGGGCGCTGATGGAAGAGTAA
- the polr3e gene encoding DNA-directed RNA polymerase III subunit RPC5, with translation MASGDDDDPIIEEIDVYLAKSLAEKLYLLQYPVRPSTMTYDNVSLLAAKIKPKQQRMELHVAMNTTSPNYCSSKGEQMALNVDGMGNDENNTYSMKMMDHQIFSSTQATTNTSLYAAAVFRKGELHMTPLTGILQMRPNFAYLDKADNRTREREAANEGGDSSQDEGEDEAKAISVRFARPESEQAHRRRIQSYEYLQKKQAEEPWIHLQHHGVHDGRSEHERQYLFCRHGDASDNSQLVKTPMEYLTMLMPPPAEEKVVKPIGPSNVLSMAQLRTLPLGEQIRTLMKNVKVIQFANLMGLLASGTDATAVLRCIQQVALLVQGNWVVKSDVLYPRNTCSPHSGVPADVLCRARDFVMWRFTLERSLMRKEVAAVIKLPPEDVKDFLEQVAVPRANRGWEFLLPSDPDFVKKHADVAHRQHMLWLGIQSKLEKVFNFSKDDFVPKKAPQSASVESVHISGEQGLKLAHERAREKRASLQKDPEAKRAGGVRVKQEPLSDGEAEPMDTSSPPASRSGVPNGSLNGCGEHANGGRPANAPSPELLGFVTKTFGKNPVLTLNELKRLFSLHLAAMPAGHIPFGPVSDHMLQDAVLLSRCRQIMVPFPALTAASADEQKVFGLWETGEDVDKHRHLLYEMFTKTYRVKRSAVQARLGEELGDVAKADVDRLLKECCSSHAGMWYLKGTIQS, from the exons ATGGCCAGCGGGGATGACGACGACCCCATTATAGAGGAG ATTGACGTCTATCTCGCCAAAAGCCTAGCCGAGAAGCTTTATCTACTACAG TACCCTGTGAGACCATCCACCATGACCTACGACAACGTCAGCCTTTTGGCCGCCAAGATCAAACCCAAGCAGCAGAGG ATGGAGCTTCATGTTGCCATGAACACCACGAGCCCCAACTACTGCAGCAGCAAGGGCGAGCAGATGGCGCTGAACGTGGATGGCATGGGCAACGACGAGAACAACACCTATTCGAT GAAAATGATGGACCATCAGATCTTCTCGTCCACCCAGGCCACCACCAACACTTCCCTATACGCTGCCGCCGTCTTCCGAAAAG GCGAGCTTCACATGACTCCGCTGACGGGAATCCTGCAGATGAGGCCCAACTTTGCGTACTTGGACAAGGCCGACAACAGAACCCGGGAGCGAGAAGCGGCCAATGAAG GTGGAGACTCGTCCCAGGACGAAGGCGAGGATGAAGCCAAAGCTATTTCG GTGAGATTTGCTCGGCCCGAGTCGGAGCAAGCGCACCGGAGGAGGATCCAGTCATACGAGTACCTCCAGAAGAAGCAAGCCGAGGAGCCCTGGATCCATTTACAGCACCACGGCGTCCAT GATGGGCGGTCGGAACACGAGAGGCAGTATTTGTTCTGTCGGCACGGGGACGCCTCTGACAACTCTCAGCTGGTCAAAACGCCCAT GGAGTACCTCACCATGCTGATGCCACCGCCGGCAGAGGAAAAAGT CGTGAAGCCCATTGGCCCGAGCAACGTGCTCTCCATGGCCCAGCTGCGCACGCTGCCGCTCGGCGAGCAGATCAGGACGTTGATGAAGAACG TGAAGGTGATCCAGTTTGCCAACCTGATGGGCCTGCTGGCCTCGGGCACCGATGCCACCGCTGTGCTACGCTGCATCCAACAAGTGGCGCTGCTAGTCCAGGGCAATTGGGTGGTGAAGAG tGACGTTCTGTATCCCAGAAACACATGCAGTCCTCACAGCGGAGTTCCGGCTGACGTGCTGTGTCGGGCGCGAGACTTTGTG ATGTGGCGGTTTACTCTGGAACGCTCCCTGATGAGGAAGGAAGTGGCGGCCGTGATCAAA CTTCCTCCAGAGGATGTGAAGGATTTCCTCGAGCAGGTGGCGGTGCCTCGTGCGAACCGCGGCTGGGAGTTCCTGCTGCCCTCCGACCCCGACTTTGTCAAGAAGCATGCCGACGTGGCCCACCGGCAGCACATGCTTTGGCTGGGTATCCAGAGCAA GTTGGAAAAAGTCTTTAACTTCTCAAAAGATGACTTTGTGCCAAAGAAGGCTCCCCAGTCTG CAAGTGTGGAGTCGGTCCACATCAGCGGCGAGCAGGGTCTGAAGTTAGCCCACGAGCGCGCTCGGGAGAAACGGGCTTCTCTCCAGAAGGATCCGGAGGCCAAGCGAGCAGGCGGCGTCCGCGTCAAACAGGAGCCCCTCAGCGACGGCGAAGCTGAGCCCATGGACACGTCCTCTCCTCCGGCGTCCCGGTCGGGCGTCCCCAACGGCTCCCTCAACGGTTGCGGCGAGCACGCGAACGGCGGCAGGCCCGCCAACGCGCCCTCGCCAGAGCTGCTGGGCTTTGTGACAAAGACCTTTGGAAAGAATCCCGTCCTGACGCTCAACGAGCTCAAGAGGCTCTTTAGCCTCCACCTGGCCGCCATGCCGGCGGGACACATCCCCTTCGGACCCGTGTCGGACCACATGCTGCAGGACGCCGTGCTGCTCAGCCGCTGCAGACAGATCATGGTGCCT TTTCCCGCTCTGACCGCAGCTTCTGCCGATGAGCAAAAGGTGTTTGGCTTGTGGGAGACCGGAGAGGACGTTGACAAG CATCGGCACCTGCTTTACGAGATGTTCACCAAAACCTACCGTGTGAAACGGAGCGCGGTGCAAGCCCGACTTGGCGAAGAGTTGGGCGACGTCGCCAAGGCCGACGTGGACCGGCTACTCAAG GAATGCTGCAGCAGCCACGCCGGTATGTGGTACCTGAAGGGAACCATCCAGTCTTGA